In Syngnathus scovelli strain Florida chromosome 12, RoL_Ssco_1.2, whole genome shotgun sequence, the genomic window CTCCTTTTGTTCACAGCTTCTGTACCCTGAGATAACAGAAACTTACGTCAGCcgtgtcataaaaaaaataaataaataacaatacaCCTTACGCAGCAAAAACTCAAACATTAGCAATATTCTTTGAAATAAATTATCTTTTATTTGTACCTAATGTCTAATGGACACAAAGGATTGTTTACTGCTGGAGCAGCACGACACATTTAAATGGCAATCATAGCCCATTgtcagagatttaaaaaaattcaatggGTGGCACAAGCCAGGGCAGCTTAAGGAAGCCTCTGAGCAAGATGCCGGCCTGCATGGCTtcagcgagggggggggggggcaaaaattAAACTCCATTGTGTGCTAATGGCTGTGTGTAATCGCTTAGTTCAGAGTCAGTGGAGCGCGAGCGAGCGGCCAGGGCTGGACCCAAACACTAtcagctttaaaaataaaagctcCTACAGCAGTGGATTAACCGTAACGCCCAACTGCCATTTAACTGGTGGGCTttgcaaattgttttgtttttttgcacaaaaCGTATGATGTCCGAAAAAGGTCTTAGAGGTACAATGCTTAATTGTCCGAGGGGTTTTAATTGTGAGATGAGGGGGCATTTTAGCTGAACGCTGATACAGATGGTCATAATGGCTACGATGAATGTTTACATACGTATTGAACGCTTTCTGACAGTTGGCATGTCAAAAATGAATAGACGGTAGAGTCAAAAGTGCGTGTCAGTGACACTGCAATTACACTCTTCATTAATTCAGTCACAGGCAGCAAACAGTTGgcagcaggcaaaaaaaaaaagagcatcgaCATACAACTCGGTGATTTGCTCAGCATGATTGCTGATGACAGCAATGTGCTCAGCAAGAAAGTCATTTCGAGGACTGAAATACGAACCAATGTTGCATTTTAAACTGCTGAATTATTCGTAAGACACTAGAGTTGGCAAAATGAATCGATGAATTGACAACTAATCGATTAATCAGCAACTATCTTAACTATTGTTTATCTTAAATTTGTCCCGATCTATTGATTTTAGCCTGTCAACAGTAATTAATCACTGATTTGTGTAGTCATTCATGAAAACAGACTGATTAATTTTGTTTAATCAAAACAAGAAATTTGAAACTTTTACTCTTGTCGAATatcatttgttgttttaatgtttttcTATCACTAACTCATTCTAAATGAACAACGATAATTGATTAATAAACAGTAATAAAGGATTCTTTTCCTTCTTTcatgcaaaataaaagaaatatccAATGGAATTATCAACagaataatcgattctaaaaatattcaatagcGACATCCCTCGTAGTATTCTGTAAAGAGTTTGCCTTCCCTCGATATGGtgtcaattttgttttatttatcttttaacaTTCATTATTATTGCAACTGAGCTATATACTACTGAAAAGTGTAATAAAGCTTCTACTACTGAATACAGATCATTTAAATACATTACTAACATATTTTAATATATTGGAATTGAGTTCTACAAAAAAATGTCAGCACGTTCATAATAATAGACAAAATACAACTGTAATAGTTCTAATAATAACAAAGCAAGACTTCCAGAAATTTCTTCTTGACATTTTCCACTATGGAATAACAATTATGCAAATGTTTAAATTGTCAAGATTTGTGAAATCCATATAAAGCCATCATCCTCCCAATTTCCTATCGAGTCAAAATATGACAACAAATGCTCGTGCAGAGAGACGTGCGGCTCCTCCCTCCACAACGCTTATGTCACCTACTCCTTATAACCGTCGGAACACGCAGGTGCTCCAAAACTGCCCGCGCTGCCCCCTGCTTCACTTTCCTCTCTGATCCTGCGCTATGAAGAGTCTGAACAACCGTGCCGACAGCCACCTGTCCAGTCAGGTGGAATGCGAGTTGGAGAACATGGGTTCTTGGGTGAACCAGGGTTACATTGGCGACTCGCCGCCCTTGCCTCGAGTCGTGAGCACAGACTACAACCCGAAGCCACTCTTCCAGGGTTCCATGGAGAGAATGTACAACGTGGACATCCCAGGCCCTTTGCCGGAGGAACCACGCTCGGTCGATAAAATCCCGGTGAAGAAACGAAGAGGCTGCTGTTCTTTCATTAAAGGTAGGACTATTATGAACTTGGCTGCTTCTACTTAAAAAATCCTCTTTACCAAGACAGTGATCTGTCACAAATGTTGTGTTTGATTGATCCGAGAACAGAaccattttcttcttttcaatATTCTTGGTAGGCTTGTGGGGTACGACATTGACTGAGAACACCTCGGATAACCGGGAACTGTTTGTCCGCACAACTCTACGGGAGTTAATGGTCTACGTGGTCTTTTTGGTGGATATTTGTCTTTGTAAGTAATCGGATTGACACGATGAATGTGTTTGTGCCTGAAATGTGGTTATTAGACAAAGGTGAATGATATTTATTCAGAATGTGattagttttaggtgcatacaaGCAATGTTGATACAACAAATTGATTTTGATCCCAAAAGATCACTAAGGTTAATCAAGTTTGTTTGACCCCAAAATTTAGAACTCTAATAATAATTCATGATAAATATTTCAGACAAATCCGTTTTATCACATGAGCAAGGCTGTCCAACGTTTGACTGGCACTGCAAATCCAAAATTGACCGATTGATTATTAAAAAGTTAAAGTGTCCAAAAATTGGCGCTTTGAAAAAGAATTGAGAGCATGAGTGAAAACATATCAAGGAAATTGAGATGGTTGGCTTACCCCCAAAAAGTCCTGCCGCCACAAATGCCCCCCCCTTTTGTCAAGCCAACCATTAGTCATGAAAGGGCCATGACCACAACCCTTTTGCCTTTTAGCGATAAGAGCATTTGGCCTCATCTTTTGTTTCTTTGTCCATGTAAACGTTGACATTGTTTGATGAGGCTATTTGCGTCAGGCCGGCGTGCTCTCTCCTCAAACAAATTACAGCCTCTAATCTGGACCCATCTGATGCTTGCAACATAAATACATCCAAAGAACAAGTGTCCAATAGACGGCACCACGTCTTATCTCGGGAGCGCTGAATGGACCGAGGTTTAAGGCGAGCCTGAGCAAAGGCAGATAAGGATCGAGGTGTTAACAACGTCACGATGTTGTCTTTCAGTGACATACGGTATGACGAGCTCAAGCacctactattacaccaaagccATGACTGATCTGTTTGTGAATACGGCCGGAGAAAGTGGGGTTAAGTTTCAGTCCATAAGCACCATGGGAGATTTCTGGACTGTGAGTATTTGTCTCGATGGATTTCATCATCAGTTGGAAGCAATTTGGATGATTTCAACTTGTTTCCGTATAAACAGTTTGCTCAAGAACCATTATTGGATGGCCTTTACTGGACTAAATGGTACAATAACCAGTCCCTGGACAGTGGAGATCAGTCCTTCATCTACTATGAGAACATGTTGCTGGGAGTTCCAAGGATGAGGCAGATCAAGATCAAGAATAACTCCTGTAAAGTTCATAAAGACTTCCAGGATGAGATCTCAGGATGTTACGATGTCTACAACGAGAAGAAGGAGGATGATCTCAACTTTGGTCTTATCAACGGCACGGCGTAAGTCACACCTCCTCACGACAGATTCGCACTGCACTTAGTCTTCTTGAGATGTTTACCCTATCCTCCTCTGTAGGTGGAACTATCACACTGAGAAAATGATCAAGGGTTCCTCCCACTGGGGGTTGCTGACCACCTACAGCGGCGCCGGATACTACCAGGACCTGGGTCGAACCAAGGATGAAAGCGCAATTGTACTAAAAGAGCTAGAGGAGAACCTTTGGCTGGACCGAGGAACCAGGGCTATTTTCATCGACTTCTCCACTTACAATGCAAACATCAACATGTTCTGTGTCATCAGGTACAGACTGACATCCAAATTGATTGATTGCTATCCCAATTTGTGTTTGACGTCAGTCTGTTGACAGGTTGGTGGTGGAATTCCCGGCAACTGGCGGAGCTATTTCTTCCTACCAGATCCGAACAGTCAAACTGATTCGCTACATCAACTACTGGGACTACTTCATCCTGGGTTGTGAGATGATCTTCTGCTTATTCATCCTCTATTATGTTGTGGAGGAGATTCTCGAGCTTCGAATACACAAGTTCTCCTACTTCAAAAGCATTTGGAACATTCTTGACATAGTAGTCATACTGGTAAGAACATTTTGTTCAGAGCAATCGTTCCACGTTTTAATGAGCTTCAAACAATGACCAAGTTTCTCATTTCCAGCTCGCCATTGTTGCCATTATATTCAACATTTTTCGTACGGTCAAAGTGGACAAGTTGCTCGGCAAATTGTTGGACCAACCCGAAATCTATGCTGACTTTGAGTTTCTGGCATTCTGGCAAACACAATACAATAATATGAACGCAGTCAACTTGTTCTTTGCGTGGATCAAGGTAAAATACTAGAGTAGGACTCTCAACTTTGACATTTGCCAACAATCCAAACTACTCTTCTTGTCTATGTAGGTCTTCAAGTACATAAGTTTCAATAAGACAATGACTCAACTGTCTTCTACACTTGGTCGCTGTGCCAAAGACATTGTGGGGTTCGCTATAATGTTCTTCATCGTGTTCTTCGCCTACGCTCAACTCGGATATTTACTTTTTGGTACAGAAGTAGAATCCTTCAGCACCTTTGTCAAGTGCATGTAAGTGATATATCCAAAACAGCAACTTGAATCTGTATTGTGTGTGATACAACTAACCAGTCTTTCCATCTTTTTTTCCTGCAGCTTCACCCAGTTCAGGATTATTCTAGGAGACTTTGATTATGACGCAATTGATCGTGCAAACAGAGTCCTTGGACCGATTTATTTTGTTACATACGTTTTCTTCGTTTTCTTCGTCCTGCTAGTAAGCCGTCCTGCTACGCGAGTCATTTGCAAGGAAAATATCAGTGTGTATGTAGAGCTTACCGTTTTATATCTCTTCAGAACATGTTTCTGGCCATCATAAATGACACATATTCCGAGGTGAAAGAGGAACTGTCGTCCCAGAAAGATGAGCTCCAGATCACCGACATCATCAAACAGGTAACAGAAATTGCTGTGAAATAGAAAAGTTAAAATATGATCTCACATGGTCTGGGATTTTACCAATCAGAGTTACATGAAGACATTCatgaagctgaaacttaaaaatGAGAAAATATCAGACGTCCAGAGAGCTCTACGCGCCGGGTCTGGCGATATTGAATTCAAAGATTTTAGAGAAACTTTGAAAGAGTAAGTGGAAAAGATTTTGATTATTCTTTGCAATAGTAAAGTTTTAAACACAATTCTTACCACTCTGATGATGTCACAGGATGGGACATGCTGATCATGAAATCTCTGCAGCTTTCTCACAGTTTGACCGTGATGGGAACCACATTCTAGATGAGGATGAAcaggaaaaaatgaaaacagagcTGGAGGAAAAAAGGGTTTGTACAGTAACATGCTTTGACCTAAACGACATTCTGATATCTTGGCTTGTCATGCGATGGAACAAAGAGACCAATCAAACtttttcattttcccattttctcAGGATGCCCTTGCTGCTGAACTCAACAATCTTGGAATGAACTATGGGAAAAATTTAGGGGAAAAGCCTCCAATGATCTTAAATGACCAAAAGAACAACGCTGATCACACATTTATGGACCGAGAGCAGTTTCTAAGGTCACGTTACTGTAATTTCGGGACTATAAACCGTACCTGATTATAAACCACACCTGCTAAAATTAGGGGgaaatcttgttttgttaatATATAAGCTGCACAGGACTATAAAacgcaggtgttttaatgtttagtTGTCATTTATAAGAGAATATACACAGAGAGAAttgttaggaaaaaaaaaaggttctttgGGGACGCATACCTTATATTAACATAACGTTTGACAGAAATGAAGGAGCTCTCCAAACATACATACATCCCCGCGACGACCATAATAAACTTAATGTGCAGGGAACACTAGCAACAgacaataataattaaaatgggACCACTTACAGGAGTAAAGTTGGCAATGCGATACGAGCGACACGGGAGAAGTCGCGACCCGGAAGTAGAATACACGAAAAAGTGTGACGTAACACGATGTCATAAACAATAGCCTAGGGCCCTCTAGTGGTCGGAAGAAACCCCTACAGTAAATGCAGCAGCTCTATTTCATTCGTTAAGAaccaaatcgactgcctttaattCGAAACCGGCATCAtgagcatttcttttgtcccccacaaTGAGGATCtgtgtagaaaaaaaatcctttaacTAAATAGCTCATGTGAATTGAATTATACAACATTATACAAGTCAATTTACCTTCTCTTCTCTGTTAATTCCAGATTGTCCAGGCAGGTTCTCCACCTTGAAAGTGCCATGTCCGGAATCACAGCGAAGATTGAGTTGATTTTGAAGAAAATTGGGATAGAGGACATAAGCGAACTAAACAAAACTAATGGAAAGTCGGTGAGCAATCACATTGTGAGTATAAGCAAATTGCCCATAGATGTGGTCATTTTGTCACTGAAATTTGCATTTAATCAGACATTACAGTACAGTATAAAAAATGACTTGACTATCAATcgacaacaaaaaataaatattacaacCAGCATGTGAATGTATATCTCATTTTTCAAATGACCTAATGCAGGCGGATAAAAATGCCTCAGACGGGAGCATCCTGCTTTGTGTGGACCGAGGGACAAAGCCCGCACTGCCGTCAGGAAGAATTTGCCCCATCCCCACATATGACTGTCACATGTGATAAAACCTTGAGATGTGTTGATGGAAACTGTTTCATTAGGGATGAAGAAAAAGTTACAGATCAAAAATGTTAATGCTTTAAAAGTAATACATCTTTGGTGAAAATATGCTCCACTCTCATTTCAGCATAGAAATCTTCAACACTTTGGTGCGTTTGAGCTTCGACCGGGTcacatttctttaaaatatGCGCTGTAAATaatgtattcatttttttatttgctttctAGACATCAGCACTAGAGCTAAATATAAAATGTTTAAGCTCAAATATTTAAACAACTACAATGTTAAGTAGATTCTGCTTAAATATAAAACTACATATTAGAAGTGTGTACAATATATTCTTGTTAGGCAACACAGCATAACAGATGAATGCCTAAAATTATAGTTGCCTATTTTACCATTTACCCAAAAAGTTGTCAACTTCTTTGCGCAGTACAGTGAAGTGTGAACATTTGTTGTTAATGTGCAATCAAAGGTTTCATAATTATTGAAATCTGCATTAAGGTGTGTTGGTAAaatgtatatgcggtgaataaGTGTCTAATAAACATACTATTCAGATTTGGTTTCAATGTGTCTTTATTTCAAGtgactaaatgttttttttttttttgctaatgaAAACAATTCCCAGCTTTTACTAAACAtcacttgtgtttttttcacGGAAGCAAGTTGTCATTACATTCAATATCTTATGCGACAAATAGAAACGCACTTTCCAATCGTGCAGTTTGAGCTAAAACATCTGCTTCCTGCTACTTGAAGAAAATGACTAAATCCTCAGCGGACAATTCAAAATCAAGGGGCACCGCTCAATGACATTGCTGATATTTATTCACCGATGACTTTTCATAACATCCGACCCTTAGTTATGTACAGTATTGAAGCTGCATAGAGTTTTGCAATTATTCTTTATTTTGTCAATTGTTTTGTTCATCCAAACAGCTCTAAACACCACCCCcagaaaaaatataaataaaccatCAAGTATGTCTACTATTACACGTGATAAAACAAATGGCACATTATTTCAAGCCAAATGAAAGGGTGCCTGGTTAAACTTTACTTTTGTTCACCAAAGATCACCAAAAGGGCAAAAGTAGCCATATTTACAAATCCTTCCACTAACATGCAATAACCCAAAATCAAATTAGGCAATCACATCTTAAAGGAAGGACAAAAGATCTATTTGTCTTTACAAAGGTGGGTGATTAGAAAATGCTCTATAGTCAGGGATTGGTCTGCGAGgaagaatgaaaaagaaaaaagactttATATTCCTCTAGGAAACCAGCCCAGAATCAGCATAAAGATTATCTGTCAACATGATGATGAATTATTTTCTTCAATTTAACACTTCAATTCAATGTTGAGCCTATCAAAGTCGAGACAGGTTCACCAACATAAAATATGGCAAAAGCTTACTAAGAACATGCTGTTGATCTCtctgaagcagaaaaaaaacttaCTTATAAAAGTAAACAGATAAATTTGTTGTCATTATTTTTAAAGTCGCAAACTATTTCCGAAGTTCTATTTACAAAGCACTTTTCATTCCCATCAAAAAATGCAGTGACTGTTGGGTGTTAGCTGAACACTGACAAACGCTGTAAGGTTGCCGTGGCGCATTGCGTTAGAGGCGACAGTCTGGCGTTGTACAAACTTAAATTAAGAACATCAACTCAGACTTGTGGCATTTTATTACCGACAGTATCAAATAATAGAAAATGCGCCAAGCATGGGCAGCGCATAAATATTCTAACAAGGACTACAAGTAAccaattgaaaatattttatgttttttatatttgttttttgggaAGTGTAAAGAACAGGGTTGACGTATTGCTGTAATTTGAGGTTTCAAACAAAACTATATTTGAGTGACATTCTAGCAAAAGGCACAAATATAGTTTTGGATGTACAGAGTGATGGTATTTTTATTTGTAcgtgtattttatttgtattattttatttgtatttatttttattcaaatttgcGATTGGGGAgcgttttggggggaaaaacaacAGGCAGGTTCCCTACCTGTGTATTAGTTGAAATGGGCAttatcataaaaaataaaaaataaatgttactTGTTGTTACTTGAGGCAAATCGATGCGTTATGAGTACGGTTTGACCACAGCCGGTTCTCCTCAGTAAATTTGGACCAGCTCACTGTGTCTGATAACCAGTCATGTTGAAGTTGGTCATGTTAGACACGACTGAACTTGCAGAACCTGAAGCCTGGGCTGATTGAGAGCCGAATCCTCCGACCCAGCCGGGTGACTGGGACTGTCTGTGAAAACAATCAATGATAAGCAAAATTGCGGAGAAGCAGTATTTTGAAAATTCGTTCCAATTGTGACGTGTCAGTCTAACTAAAGGTTGCGTGAGTTTGGTACATACTCTACACCAAAGCCTTGTTGGTTCCATGACTGGCCATACATGTTGTAGGAGGGAACTTGCCATCCATTAGACACATACTGTTGCCCATATTGCTGCTGCGGACTTCCATAGAGCTGATTCCACTGCCCCCACTGACCATATTCAACCtgcgacaaaaaaaatcaaatcattcaaTCAGGAGCAAACAAGAGACTTGACTCCAAATGATGTTCATTAAACCAATATCAGAAGATTTACTGTACCTGCTGCGAACCTTTAGTCATGTCAGGAGATTCTTTGCCCCAGTAGCACTTCACGATGTGTCCTTCGATGCCCGTGCCGTTAACTGACACAATGGCATGGGCAGCACTGTCATGGGTGGAAAACCTTTCAAGGAGAAGAGCCCATCAAGCAATTTCATACCACACGGAACTTGGTTGACATCTAGAGGCCAAACGGTGCAACTACCTGATGAAAGAATATCCTTTCTCTGGGAAGACTCTGATTTCCATGATCTGTCCAAATGGTGAGAAGGTCTGCCGCATTAATGTATCTGATATCATTTGAGAGAAAAAGTACACTCTTGTAAATTTCATCAAAACTGACAAGAGATCCAGCGCAACACTAAATAAGAACTTGCCTGATAATCCTGACTGGATACCTCCACAGTACACAGTACAGTTCTGTGGACTGGATTGGCTCACAACATCATCGAACCGCAATTGTTTTGAGCCatctgaaacagaaaaaaaaaccaaaaaaaaaaacaattgtgacacacaggaaaaaaaaccacacacaatTTCCTTTCCATCTAAACTTACTGTCCAGTGAATTTTTGGGAGCAGGTGGTTTTCGTGTTGCCCAGTTGGTCCTGATTTGGCGTCCTCCGAGCCACTGCCCTCCCATGTGAGCGATGGCGTTCTCCGCATCCTATAGAAACACATCAACAAGTTGAAACACAGAGTTCACCCAATCCATTGCTATATATTGATATATGGTATTCTACAAATTATTCTCTTCATGTTATTCTCAACAAAGTTATGCTAAGAAATTACTCAAGGTACagtttgaatgtgtgtgtaaCTTATATGCACGTCTACATTTATTTGCGCCATAAAGTAGAGTAATAAACAGGAAAAGAAATAACCTTTGATCTGTGTTGCAGCACTGGAGCCTTACCAGTTTGTTGTAGAAGGACACAAATCCATACCCCTTTGATTTGCCTGTCGCCATGTCCTTCACAACACGAGCATCTCTGGagcaaaatgtggaaaaaaaatgtcagtgaaTCTTCCAGTTAGACGGCATTatactaaataaaaataaaataaaaaaaaggagccaCGCAAGACACACTGAATTGTGAATCCACTACACTGTCCTATATTACTGGTAGCTATCAGGACCCTGAACTGAgtgctgactcactgactcaaaaGCAGGAATTAAGTATACATGCAGTCTAGATTTTACACAACTTAAGAAgtattaaaaattaattgccacaATAGCACCACT contains:
- the pkd2l1 gene encoding polycystin-2-like protein 1; translation: MKSLNNRADSHLSSQVECELENMGSWVNQGYIGDSPPLPRVVSTDYNPKPLFQGSMERMYNVDIPGPLPEEPRSVDKIPVKKRRGCCSFIKGLWGTTLTENTSDNRELFVRTTLRELMVYVVFLVDICLLTYGMTSSSTYYYTKAMTDLFVNTAGESGVKFQSISTMGDFWTFAQEPLLDGLYWTKWYNNQSLDSGDQSFIYYENMLLGVPRMRQIKIKNNSCKVHKDFQDEISGCYDVYNEKKEDDLNFGLINGTAWNYHTEKMIKGSSHWGLLTTYSGAGYYQDLGRTKDESAIVLKELEENLWLDRGTRAIFIDFSTYNANINMFCVIRLVVEFPATGGAISSYQIRTVKLIRYINYWDYFILGCEMIFCLFILYYVVEEILELRIHKFSYFKSIWNILDIVVILLAIVAIIFNIFRTVKVDKLLGKLLDQPEIYADFEFLAFWQTQYNNMNAVNLFFAWIKVFKYISFNKTMTQLSSTLGRCAKDIVGFAIMFFIVFFAYAQLGYLLFGTEVESFSTFVKCIFTQFRIILGDFDYDAIDRANRVLGPIYFVTYVFFVFFVLLNMFLAIINDTYSEVKEELSSQKDELQITDIIKQSYMKTFMKLKLKNEKISDVQRALRAGSGDIEFKDFRETLKEMGHADHEISAAFSQFDRDGNHILDEDEQEKMKTELEEKRDALAAELNNLGMNYGKNLGEKPPMILNDQKNNADHTFMDREQFLRLSRQVLHLESAMSGITAKIELILKKIGIEDISELNKTNGKSVSNHIADKNASDGSILLCVDRGTKPALPSGRICPIPTYDCHM
- the tial1 gene encoding nucleolysin TIAR isoform X2 — encoded protein: MLIGLDRSLKANSKELCTLETQIDARVVKDMATGKSKGYGFVSFYNKLDAENAIAHMGGQWLGGRQIRTNWATRKPPAPKNSLDNGSKQLRFDDVVSQSSPQNCTVYCGGIQSGLSDTLMRQTFSPFGQIMEIRVFPEKGYSFIRFSTHDSAAHAIVSVNGTGIEGHIVKCYWGKESPDMTKGSQQVEYGQWGQWNQLYGSPQQQYGQQYVSNGWQVPSYNMYGQSWNQQGFGVEQSQSPGWVGGFGSQSAQASGSASSVVSNMTNFNMTGYQTQ
- the tial1 gene encoding nucleolysin TIAR isoform X1, which gives rise to MDDDCYPRTLYVGNLSRDVTETLVLQLFTQIGQCKSCKMITEHTTNDPYCFVEFFEHRDAAAALAAMNGRKILGKEVKVNWATTPSSQKKDTSNHFHVFVGDLSPEITTEDVRAAFAPFGKISDARVVKDMATGKSKGYGFVSFYNKLDAENAIAHMGGQWLGGRQIRTNWATRKPPAPKNSLDNGSKQLRFDDVVSQSSPQNCTVYCGGIQSGLSDTLMRQTFSPFGQIMEIRVFPEKGYSFIRFSTHDSAAHAIVSVNGTGIEGHIVKCYWGKESPDMTKGSQQVEYGQWGQWNQLYGSPQQQYGQQYVSNGWQVPSYNMYGQSWNQQGFGVEQSQSPGWVGGFGSQSAQASGSASSVVSNMTNFNMTGYQTQ
- the tial1 gene encoding nucleolysin TIAR isoform X3, whose amino-acid sequence is MATGKSKGYGFVSFYNKLDAENAIAHMGGQWLGGRQIRTNWATRKPPAPKNSLDNGSKQLRFDDVVSQSSPQNCTVYCGGIQSGLSDTLMRQTFSPFGQIMEIRVFPEKGYSFIRFSTHDSAAHAIVSVNGTGIEGHIVKCYWGKESPDMTKGSQQVEYGQWGQWNQLYGSPQQQYGQQYVSNGWQVPSYNMYGQSWNQQGFGVEQSQSPGWVGGFGSQSAQASGSASSVVSNMTNFNMTGYQTQ